The following are encoded in a window of Castanea sativa cultivar Marrone di Chiusa Pesio chromosome 5, ASM4071231v1 genomic DNA:
- the LOC142635638 gene encoding uncharacterized protein LOC142635638 — protein MIEELKKCKETKKRIQSEIGNPYGDPFDVDEEEEEEDEVRVVEKSPPQTLGKRKSRGKDVDIDMSQIREKKKIKSYFASRTTPGAQPSIRSALATKAMVDNAKMNVARWWYHSNVPFYASQSPYYQLMIDSIASIGPGFKGPSFYELRGPLLRNAVHEVNDFLLDIKNDWKVYGCSVMSMGGQIKNAHCIDLMLENIANPKWFPLVDEAIKKAKKITKFIYNHGVVLDLMRQDFTNGRELCRPAITRFATNFLSLQSMLRFKKELRQMFTSDKWLSCPHAKTAVGKEISKIVLEDYSFWSQCTHIVKVSEPLVRVLRLVDGDEKPAMGYLYEAMDKAKEEIKRRLKNKFHGGSNLALELPIYNHLPFVCLVNVVVQPVVREIGAHLNMFTQRREIDWNISENIQRNKYALDPISLDNIDLMGDWVAEEPALLNPDDVNWDCLNEPSGHRECGRGC, from the exons ATGattgaagaattaaaaaaatgtaaagaaactaaaaagagGATTCAGTCAGAAATTGGGAACCCATATGGTGATCCATTTGATGttgatgaggaggaggaggaggaggatgaggTTAGGGTTGTTGAAAAGAGTCCCCCTCAAACATTAGGTAAACGAAAATCTAGGGGAAAGGATGTTGACATTGATATGAGtcaaataagagaaaagaagaaaattaaaagttattttgcTTCTAGAACAACCCCTGGTGCTCAACCCTCTATAAGAAGTGCTTTGGCTACAAAAGCAATGGTTGATAATGCAAAAATGAATGTGGCAAGATGGTGGTATCATTCTAATGTACCCTTCTATGCATCTCAATCACCCTATTATCAACTTATGATAGATTCCATTGCTTCTATTGGGCCGGGATTTAAGGGGCCTTCTTTTTATGAGTTGAGGGGACCCCTTTTGAGAAATGCTGTGCATGAAGTTAATGACTTTTTGTTAGATATAAAAAATGATTGGAAAGTATATGGATGTTCAGTGATGTCGATGGGTGGACAAATCAAAAACG CTCATTGCATAGACTTGATGTTGGAGAATATTGCTAATCCTAAGTGGTTCCCTCTTGTTGATGAAGCAATTAAGAAGGcaaaaaagataacaaagttCATTTACAACCATGGAGTTGTTTTAGACTTGATGAGGCAAGATTTTACAAATGGAAGAGAGTTATGTCGTCCTGCAATTACAAGGTTTGCCACTAACTTCTTAAGTCTACAAAGCATGCTAAGGTTCAAAAAAGAGCTTAGACAAATGTTCACTAGTGATAAATGGCTTTCATGCCCCCATGCTAAGACCGCTGTTGGGAAGGagattagtaaaattgttttagaaGATTATTCATTTTGGTCTCAATGCACACACATAGTGAAAGTTAGTGAGCCTTTAGTTAGAGTACTTCGTCTTGTTGATGGGGATGAGAAACCTGCTATGGGGTACTTGTATGAAGCAATGGACAAAGCAAAAgaggaaataaaaagaaggttaaagaacaaa TTTCATGGTGGGAGCAATTTGGCCTTGGAGCTCCCGATTTACAATCATTTGCCATTCGTGTGCTTAGTCAATGTTGTAGTGCAACCGGTTGTGAGAGAAATTGGAGCACATTTGAACATGTTCactcaaagaagagaaatagaTTGGAACATAAGCGA GAACATTCAAAGGAATAAGTATGCATTAGATCCTATAAGCTTGGATAACATTGACTTGATGGGAGATTGGGTGGCTGAAGAACCTGCACTTCTTAATCCGGATGACGTAAATTGGGATTGTCTTAATGAACCGAGCGGCCATAGGGAATGTGGAAGAGGATGCTGA